A region from the Bos indicus x Bos taurus breed Angus x Brahman F1 hybrid chromosome 9, Bos_hybrid_MaternalHap_v2.0, whole genome shotgun sequence genome encodes:
- the MFSD4B gene encoding LOW QUALITY PROTEIN: sodium-dependent glucose transporter 1 (The sequence of the model RefSeq protein was modified relative to this genomic sequence to represent the inferred CDS: deleted 1 base in 1 codon): MELELEPCGAGAPAAGQRLLQAEAPAENEPEAVVGSRRSGRADSMLRWFITVLLCAAFLGLGMSVAILGPTFQDLATNVNRNISRLSLIFVGRAFGYLGGSVIGGVLFDSMNHFLLLGVSMFATTVGLYLVPFCKTAVLLIVMMSTFGVSIGILDTGGNVLILAIWGDKGAPHMQALHFSFALGAFLAPLLAKLALGTTVSAENRTEADFNQSAFNQSSEADSESLFGIPDDMNLLWAYAVIGTYIFVVALFFFALFLKKSSKQEKARVSAQRFRRAKYHNALLCLLFLFFFFYVGAEVTYGSYVFSFATTHAGMKEREAAGLNSIFWGTFAACRGMAIFFATCLQPGTMIVLSNIGSLTSSLFLVLFNKSPVCLWIATSVYGASMATTFPSGVSWIEQYTTIHGKAAAFFVVGAALGEMAIPAVIGILQGKYPDLPVVLYTSLGSSIATAILFPVLYKLATLPLDRQRKEHRKSEDQKALLSSSGLNDYEEENEEDDAEKWNEMDFEVIEMNDTMRNSVIETSRNILMEPTAEVPNHSYSNVLMFESSPVNTGNSSVNYLQETRTKGTDALRGWIIY, from the exons ATGGAGCTGGAACTGGAACCCTGTGGGGCCGGGGCCCCGGCTGCCGGGCAGCGGCTTCTCCAGGCCGAGGCCCCGGCGGAGAATGAGCCGGAGGCAGTGGTGGGCTCCCGGAGGAGCGGCCGGGCAGACAGCATGCTGCGCTGGTTCATCACCGTCCTCCTGTGTGCCGCCTTCTTGGGGCTG GGGATGAGTGTTGCTATACTGGGACCCACGTTTCAAGACTTGGCAACGAATGTGAACCGCAACATCAGCcgtctttctctgatttttgtGGGCCGTGCCTTTGGATACCTGGGTGGCTCTGTGATTGGTGGAGTTCTTTTCGACAGTATGAATCATTTCCTCCTTTTGG GGGTGTCAATGTTCGCTACCACAGTTGGTCTTTATCTCGTTCCATTTTGTAAGACTGCAGTGTTACTGATCGTCATGATGTCCACCTTCGGTGTTTCAATTGGCATTCTGGATACAG GTGGTAACGTCCTAATCTTGGCTATTTGGGGGGACAAAGGAGCCCCGCACATGCAGGCCTTACACTTCAGCTTTGCCCTAGGTGCCTTTTTGGCTCCACTGCTGGCTAAATTGGCATTGGGCACGACGGTGTCTGCTGAAAACCGCACAGAGGCTGACTTTAACCAGTCTGCCTTCAACCAGTCATCTGAAGCTGACTCAGAATCTCTATTTGGAATACCTGATGATATGAATTTGCTGTGGGCTTACGCTGTTATCGGTACTTATATTTTTGTAGTTGCTCTCTTTTTTTTCgctctgtttttaaagaaaagctcaaagcaagaaaaagcaagagtatcTGCTCAAAGGTTTCGAAGAGCCAAATACCACAAtgcccttctctgtctccttttcctgttcttctttttttatgttgGAGCTGAGGTGACATATGGCTCTTACGTTTTCTCATTTGCAACCACCCATGCTGGCATGAAAGAAAGGGAAGCGGCCGGGTTGAACTCCATCTTCTGGGGGACCTTTGCAGCCTGCAGGGGCATGGCAATCTTTTTTGCTACATGTTTACAACCTGGAACCATGATTGTGCTGAGCAACATTGGCAGCCTGACTTCATCTTTATTTCTGGTGCTTTTCAACAAGAGCCCAGTTTGTCTTTGGATAGCGACTTCAGTGTATGGGGCCTCAATGGCAACCACGTTCCCCAGTGGAGTGTCTTGGATTGAGCAGTACACGACCATCCATGGGAAAGCTGCAGCATTTTTTGTAGTCGGTGCCGCCCTGGGAGAAATGGCTATTCCTGCAGTAATTGGAATTCTTCAAGGCAAATACCCTGATTTGCCTGTAGTTTTGTACACCTCTTTGGGGTCATCAATAGCCACTGCTATtttatttcctgtgctgtacaaatTAGCCACCTTGCCGCTTGATCGTCAGCGAAAAGAACACAGGAAAAGTGAGGACCAGAAAGCTCTGCTTTCTAGCTCTGGGCTCAATGACTATGAGGAAGAGAATGAAGAAGATGATGCagaaaaatggaatgaaatggACTTTGAAGTGATTGAAATGAATGATACGATGAGGAATTCTGTAATAGAGACATCTAGAAATATTTTGATGGAGCCTACGGCTGAAGTCCCCAACCATTCCTACTCAAATGTGTTAATGTTTGAATCCTCTCCAGTTAATACTGGCAACTCCTCTGTGAATTAC TTGCAAGAAACCAGGACAAAAGGGACTGATGCTTTGAGAGGATGGATTATTTACTGA